The genome window GTTCTCTGCTGATAAATAGATGAACATGTGCTGATGCATGAAATAGCATATTAATGGTGAACAAATTTGAGCTTGTGTCCAGTAATTATGCATGTTATAACGATCAACACTAGATGAACCAGACAGAGAGCACAGACCAAAGGAACGAGAAGGACTCAAAGAACATGGCTGATGCAAGCACTTTTTGACTCTTCTCTTCATAAATAATGTCTCCGGGAGAGGGACAAATACGGAACAAACGCTACAGCATGGTTTGAAAGACACTTTGTAGCACATTCCTAAAATCTGCACATTGGCTCAGTTATGTAAGATGATGACAGCTGATTTTGCCAGATTCAATTAGAGTTGTCTCTCCCTGGCAGAATTTATCAACTGCAGCTTGCTAGCTAAACCCAGCAACATTTGCTCCATGATTTGATTGAGAACTATTAGTCTATTTTTTCCCATTTACAATACAAGAAAAAAGGTTTAGGATGACGACACTTCATTTTCTGCACATAAAATAATCTTTGGTAATTAAGTAAACTCTTTCAAATCCATAAGAGCAGGCCAGAGCGTTAGCGTTAGCCTGTTATTCTCCTGGATCAGTTTCTAGGCTAGggaacttttatttaaaatgtaataagtaAGTTATTCGTTTAAGAAGTAGGCATACTTCTTGGTCATGGTAATTTTGCTCAATGTCTGTGGGTAGTAAGCTACTTAGATATTTTGCAGCATGTGTGTCTgcaaacaattattattatgaataattatggaataacaaaaaatgtgtgcacatgcatgcatgttaaatggaaatattattttcaacattttttagcataacaaaacaaacactggtTGTAAAAATAATTTTCCTAGAGGCCAAGTTTTATTACAGTCATCAAAATCCTGGCTCTTTCTCCTTAGTTCCTCCCACTGACTTTATATGAATGCCTCTTGAGACAGACATACACTCAAGTCTCCCAATATGAACCGGGGCAGCCAGTAATTGACTGGATTGATTCTCGCACACTGGATGTGCTTTCCAACAAGTTGTGTCCCTAGGTTATTATCACCCAGCAGAGAGTCATCTCTGCAGAGCATCACTGATCAAACAAGTAGTCATTTCCGTGCTGGTGTATTTGGTCAAGAGCAAGACTATGGGGGAGAACACAATAACAggaacatttaacaaacaattTGGTCCTGTACAATAACACTGCAAATGACAACCTCGAAATATCTGTCAGAAAAACCCCTTCCTAACACACTGCCAACAGAAATTGATCGGATTGATTGTTTTTGCAACACTAAAACATAATAGCCGTCAATTTAGCAGGGGAGTAAATTCCGGTGTGGACTTGATTGTTATGCAGCTGAAAGAAAAGTAAGGCCTCTAGGAACAACATATTTGTGCTTTATTGTGAACGTGAACACAGAACAATAAACTGTTTTTGCTGTGAGATTGAAAGAGCTGTGAAACAACACAAAGCAAGTCATGAAAAGCAAGATgtcctgctttttcttttcaagaGGCAGAGAGTGTAATCTCATGAATCTGAATGTTGTGTGAGGGAATTAAGTTAATTCTGCTTCAGGACCCAGCAAGAAGCAGACTCCATGCTGTGCAATCTGTTGCACCGTGTGGCATTTTATCTCGGTACAGACAGATTAAAACTTTGAGTGCTTCACACTGTCATGGGCGGAGACACATTTTCAGTCAGCACATCCATTGTTTACAGAACAGTGGTGTGAAGCACAGGTAGCCAGCagcattaaatgtttaattgattgtatttaatattatgACATGTAATTCATTTGGGCATCTTTGGCATGATTTCCAGTCTCGGTTCTATTTAGTTGTACAGCGAAAACTCTGTGTTTTAGTATTAAAAATAACTCTAAAATCACTAAATGTTGCTAGCAGCAATTAAATCTGTTTTTCCAGCAGTTTGGAAATTAACATTACAAAAGAAAGAGCTGGGTTATAGCAGTCTATGTCCTTCAATTATGTCGACCTGCACACTGGTCAAGGTGGGTAGAAAGCGCTGTCAAAACAGTATGGGTGTGAGTCATGGATTTCAGAGTTATGTAACGTCTCTCTGCTGGTGATCTGTGTCAAAAGCTCCACATCTTCATCTGAGGTAGAGGGATGAGTGAGAATAATCCGAGGGATCTGTCAGATAATGGTCAGAGAAGGAAACAGGATTCGGGAGGAGAACAAACAAGTTATTTGATACagttctgaaaaataaattactGATATTAGCCACcaaaaaaagaatgtgtttttactgAGGGAGAGGATAAAATGAGGCGAATTCAATGTAACATTTTAAGAGTGATATCTTTACTGAGGAATGCATTTGCTTACTGTCAttgtgtgtttccctcctggAAGTGAATCATTTTTCATCAATGTCTGCGCCTTCGGTTCAGAAAAGTCCCTGCTCAGCTCGCTATACaaatcagactgaaacacagagagacaaagagaaaacaacGGTAAAAGGCGGATTTCTTTTGAAGGCGTAATTCCCTTTTGACTTAAGGTAGATGTTGGGTACAAGTCATTGTATTGCAAGTGCTCAAATGGGGTCTCAAGCCAGGACATCCAATTCTCTAGTGTCAAAACAAGTCCCAAGTTAATGCATTATAACAagtatttttcaattaaaagttgaaaaaagtgtttttttgattttgtcaagtcaacCCCAAAGTCATTAAATGTGTGACTCGAATCTAAGTTATCTGAAACAAGTCCACACCTCTGGTTTGATGCACATTACGGaacaaactgtaaaacaaatCCTCTGTTTGTGCTGTGATTGGAGAACAGCACTCACAATGCCATTGCCGTTGCAGACCGATTTTTCAATCTTCTTGGAAAAACAGAAATCTGTGTTCTCCATATTGGGCTGTTTGCCTCTCTGGCTCCCGCCTTCTTGGCTGCACGGCTGTCGTCTTGTCACGTCCCAAAGATCCTTGTGCTCCCCCGGGTCACACAACTCTCGAGGTAGCAGCCTCTCTCTGAGCACTTTCATCTTGATGCAGCTCCCAGCATTCCTGAGGGCAGTGACTGCCCCATGGTGGGTCACCAGCTGCATATTGAGGCCATTGACCTGGAAGGCAGTGGTCACATTAAACTTTCAGGGGTCAGTAAAAGTAGGATCAGGAGTTAGAGGTGAGACATTAAatcacgcactcacacacagcatAGATTATCTCCAAATAGCATGGCTGTTCAAGTCaagttgattttatttatgaatcTCAATGTAACACACATTGTCCTCACAAAGAACAGACCCTAAAAATAATTACTTTCTCTGCCAATAAACATCTGAACATTTATTCtcatttgcttgttttttatttgtaagcttCATATTGGGGTTGCGGTTGCCTAGCAGTGTCCTCTCCTGGTACTATGATGCCCTCCATTGGTCATAACAGAAACACCAGTAGGAGGTAAGTTTCATAATGATGTTCATGCAGCAAGtaaaaagtgaaagtatttCACACGCTTAATTTGGTAATGGACAGGAAGTAACAAACATGAgttaacaaatatataaaaaagtattcCAAGCCTACCTCAAGCAATCTATCTCCAACAAGGACCCCAGCCTTTTCTGATGCCCCCCCTTTATTGactctggaaataaaaataccCTGAAAGGAAATGGACACGTTAGATAGTAAATGGGTTGAAATAACAAATATGCTTTAAACAAAAAGTGCAAAGTTAtaatttgaatgtgttgtttggtTTCATTTAGTTTATCAGCACAAATAAAGTGATagaaaggacacacacacacatgctaagCACACTGAGTATTGTACAGGTGTTCcctttttaatattaaacttGTGAAATACAAGTAATGTGCATATCTGTATGGAGAGGGAAGGTAATTCATAGCATATAGTCCAAGAGTTGTAAGAAAATTAAAACCCTTTTGTAGCCTTTGATTATGAATGGCCTTTAGGGTTCATTACTGAGAAGTTACATAAAACATTGTATAGGCTGCTTTTGAAACGATACAGATACATGTTTGGATTATATCAAAGTTGGAAATAGTTCATAGGTAGAATTTATTGAACAGGGTAGCCAATGGCTATTTGATGTATGTGTTAATCTTAAATAGTGTATTGTTTAATTGCTCAAGGTTTCTTCTCATTATCTTCAGCCAAATGATCACACTTGTTGCAAGAGATCTTCTGCACAAGCACTTACCTCATCTTGGTCTTGGTAAGGCATCGAGCCTATCCCACCAGCAATGCTGATTCCCAAACCACCACTCTGGCCGGACACTTTGATCTGTAACTTAGAGGAAATTGGAAATGAAAGGCTAGAATCTATGTATATCTTAAGCCTGAGTGAGGTAACTCAAACATCAAAAAATTACATCAGCAATAATTTGCCACAATCAATACAGCCTCCAGCAGCCCCTTCTAATGCAGCCCCACAGAGGTAGATCAACACTGAAGAAGACACAGCGTGCAGTTACTCTTAATGACGCTTCAGAGGCGAAGGATTCCTGAGGAAGGGCCGTCTCCGTCACTGAAGAACACTTCCCTGTGATAGAGGAGATCATTAGGTCGGTGCTGGGGTCTCCATGGTGACTGGATCCTGCATTAGGAGCTCTGTAATGCTGACACTTCCTCCCGTCTCGGGTTTCAATCCTCTGAGGGCAAAACCATCCTGGTATGGCATCGCTCTCTGCTGGCAGCTGGCCTGCACCATCCTGgtgataaaaaatgtatccaaaaCAGCCGTGGATGTTTCACTTTGAATTCAATCACAAGACATTGAATACATATCAGGGATTAAAACAGATGGAGCCTTGACTTAAGGTCCCCAATATGTCTTATACTTATTCAACTGATTTCTAAGAGTTTATAGATGTATGTACATATATAACATTGATGCCTGTGTCGTCTCTGAACAGATGACATGTTTTGTGAGTTTGCATTTGATAAAAGGAGGTAAtgatatgtttaaatatatatatataaaatgatgaCATCTAGATTAAGTGTAAACCCGCAGCACGACAACAGTTGAGGATGATCAGCACGGTGATGAGAAGACACCTGAAGGGGAAAACAGACCTCCTCAGGTTGCTCTCTGTCCTCCGTGTCCTTCTCTGCACTGGGGGAGCGAGCACACTCTCCGGTGCTCGCCAGGTTCCTCGTCTGCTGACGCTGTTTGTTTCCCGCATGACCAAAGTCTGAGATCAGGGCCCAGTGTTGCCTACCAGAGCTGGGGGACGGGTTAGTATGAGGCTTTTGACACTCCTGGAGAAAGTCAGAGGACGCCGGCCTttgctgaaaatgtaatttcaatGTAAGATATTGATGGAAAAAAGAAGTGACAATTTTGGATGAACACCTTGATAAAATCATGTCCATCAGACAGTACAACTTATCAAAGCTGACCCTAGAAAACACTCATTCTTTCCAGGAGGGAAGCATGATATTCGAGACAAATTCACCAATAAAatcctacttttttttttcaacatgcaAGTTTATATTGTTGCACCAGGGGGCTGCGTACAATTGCAATACTGTTACGGTATAATTGTTTTGAAAAGCTTAAAAGCAGTCAAGCTAGAACACTGATATGAAAGGcttgatttgtctttttttctgcctttttgcctaaatgtttcttttgtcgCTTCTTTAGGAGgcgcagaaagagagagatgatcTGTTCTTTAACCTAACTGATAACTCAAACaccacatttttcattttcaaactgaaatgtacaatgatatttaaatgaaagtgCATGTGCAACAAACATGTTAAtactgttgtatatatacacattcattttttaatctCCCAGAGGCAGTACAACATGCAGCACGTGCAGGGTAGACAAGTCAAGTATGGCGCATGCTGGCAGAGCTTTGCAGAAACATCGAGCACCGCTGGACAGACAGAAGCGATGGAAGGAGGTCAGGAAATGGAATATCTGATTTGTTTCCTCAAATCAAACCACTTTAACTCAGAGTTTacttcatttttatgtttggtTATGGGTTAAAAGAAAGACCACACCAAATGTATCTTATATTATTGTAAATCGGATTGTCTTTAAACTCAATAAATTCAAAGGAATAAGAAACATACTGTTTAGTGTTGCACTCATTTTATTGAtcagtggttaaaaaaaaagtcatccaAATCTCCAGGCACAGCGTCCATTTGAGATCCGTTTTGTGCAGTTTGatcagaaaataattaaaaacataaaagccAACACTTGAACCAATTTCTCTCGGTCCACTTGTTTGCactcaatttaaaaacaaaatattacaaatgatcGTGTACCAAGTAAAATAATTTGAGAAGCGCTGAGAAGTGCATTAAAGTTCAACTTCTAAcaacccctttttaaaaaggatgcCATCCTTGTGGTACGAACCTCATTTTCACCAAAACCTAAGATGATTATTATATACAGTAGTCTtagttaaaaaggaaagaaaaaccttttaaaaaaataatatacaacTGTGTTTGGCATCTATTTGAAAAACATTGCAAAGCAGTGAAGCACAGCACATATAAATAAGACAGCATCGTTACTTCTGCAATATTAAGTTGCAGGTGAGTAATTAAAGGTTGATGTGCAGTACTTAAATCCAAACTTAATTAAATCTATGTATTATCCAAAAATAAGTCTAGATGTTTTACAGATGAACAAAGAGTTTGCAAGGCCTTCCACTCCCCCAATAACAACTGTAGGGATTTAATAAGACATCAGTGACTGTTTTGTAAtttctttgattaaaaaaaaaaagaagaaaaaagtacCAACTTAAAAATCTGCAACTGATTAAGAAAGGTGCTATACATAGTTATTTACATCTGAGCTGCCACAAAGTATAAAAGTATCAATATTCACAAGAGACTATACAATAATCCTTAATCAGTAGGTCCAAAAACTCCTGCTTTATGTTTGCCCGAAATGTAAAAAGAATTCAcccagtgttttaaaaatagataaagaacaaatatataGAACATTTATGAAGGTTTGACCGTATTATAAAGACTTATAATAGTGCGACTACCTAATGcgtatttttaaaaagaggaattaaaaaagtaataacatctttaaaatattcaaaaaggaGCATCTCTGTGCAGATTATTGCTGCTGACATTAATTGCAAAGAGGAAGGCACAGCGGCCCTGGCAGACGGACACGTTTTACGCAGGACTGGAGATGGAGTACAGGCAGTACACTTACAGGCGTCCCAGGGTTTAATCAGAGGAGGGGGTAGGCCACACCGGGATTcgcaaggtaaaaaaaaaaagggtctgcGGGGTTGTGCGGGACAACATGGCGAGACACAGGAggtaaaaaacatttctgaggTAAAGGTCACACAGATGTGGTCACTCTGTCTGCAGCGTTATTGACCTCATTTTTGTTGGAGTCCAAGCCTTTGGCAGCGTTCAGGTCGTTGCGGAGGTTCTCCGCTGCTTTCTTCATCGTCTTCAGCTCCCCGGGGTGAGGCGTGGCCCGTCGCAGTAGTGTTCCCTGCGTGCAGGAAACAGATTCAATTTAGTGGTGCATTCTGGAGCAAAAAGAGGAATCGTTTACATCTGCTGTAGGCAGTATCTTTTAACACCACCAAAAGAGAAGTGTGGTGCAGACTGTTACACCTCCAAACTATAATTAACATTTCCAATTAAACTGTTTGGATTTACTTATTTATGAACCCCAGAGTATGACCTGATTCAAGTGGAATTGAAATGATGAATAAAGGCTTTGGGTATTCCAGAGTATTTTGAAATCTCAAAATTAAGATTTtctaaaatcactttttttttctttcttttttttcttttttgcctttaatgGAAAAGCAGAAGAGAATGctacatttatgtatttgtaaataaatgctAAAACCCCCTAAAGACACAGGATAAGCTTCTGTGCCTTCAAAGCCAACCTCAGCCTAGGCTCACTTAAGCTGGGCTGACTAAAGCCTACTCACTTTAGTGATCCTGTGACTTTTACTCTAACCACACGTGCTAGACTGGTTAGTATCCAAGTGAAATATGACAAAGTTCACCAACTTCTGGATGGATTGCTGTGAAGTTTGCCCTTGAGCATGCTGGTCTTACCTTCtcgtcatcctcctcctcatcatcatccagAAAGTGAATAGCGCTGATCCTGTGCATGGCTTTGTTGTCCCACGTATCATCTGCCATGTCATTCACCAGGCTGTCCAGGGCTCCACATCGGGCAAGATTATCAGAGCCTGTGGTCGTTTGGGAAAGAGACAACACAGTTTGTGTTAATTCACGCTCACATTAAAATGCTCAGATACAATTACAGAGGGTGACCTGAAGAGGATAGAAGCAGATGAAAATCAATATGGTTGTTATGATTTCTTGGCAACAACATGCCAACTCAAGAAATGAAAACTGCCATATAACCCAGTGCTCATAAGAGAGAGCCTGAAACTGCCAGATCACAGTTTCAAATCCCAGCTTAGTCCCAGGCTTACAGCAACACAATCTTCCCTGCCCCCAACCTCAGCTTCAGCCTCACACATATGACCTCCGCCAGTCTTAAATCTGCATCTCTACCACAAGAGAGAGAGCGATGGCACGttacaaaaatgaatgaatgcatttctttttgtcGGAGATAAACATCTAGTTGAATGCAAAATACACTAACACGCAAGGAAAATATTTGAATCCAGGAAGATGTAGACGCAAGGATGACAGCAAAGAAT of Eleginops maclovinus isolate JMC-PN-2008 ecotype Puerto Natales chromosome 22, JC_Emac_rtc_rv5, whole genome shotgun sequence contains these proteins:
- the LOC134858493 gene encoding protein scribble homolog gives rise to the protein MDMILSRCSSKIVTSFFHQYLTLKLHFQQRPASSDFLQECQKPHTNPSPSSGRQHWALISDFGHAGNKQRQQTRNLASTGECARSPSAEKDTEDREQPEEDGAGQLPAESDAIPGWFCPQRIETRDGRKCQHYRAPNAGSSHHGDPSTDLMISSITGKCSSVTETALPQESFASEASLRLQIKVSGQSGGLGISIAGGIGSMPYQDQDEGIFISRVNKGGASEKAGVLVGDRLLEVNGLNMQLVTHHGAVTALRNAGSCIKMKVLRERLLPRELCDPGEHKDLWDVTRRQPCSQEGGSQRGKQPNMENTDFCFSKKIEKSVCNGNGISDLYSELSRDFSEPKAQTLMKNDSLPGGKHTMTIPRIILTHPSTSDEDVELLTQITSRETLHNSEIHDSHPYCFDSAFYPP